Proteins encoded by one window of Bacteroidia bacterium:
- a CDS encoding alpha-amylase family glycosyl hydrolase, giving the protein MKIRLVLLFTIINLNLLMAQQPITLNVSQPDQNWPNSVTYHIFVRSFSDGNGDGIGDLKGITARWEYLRKLGAEAILISPIFASPSYHKYDVTDYYKLSPEYGNIESFQYFIKDAHAEGFKVILDIPLNHCSSKHPWFLEAAKNPASAMRNYFVWSNNPPATEKDKWYLPKDEKGNIIGKTYYYGFFSPEMPDWNYDNAQVVEESQKILKFWIDLGVDGFRLDAAQHIFKDHNKNIGFWNMISAYIKSINKHAFLVGEVDNSSDVVAPYLKPLDACFDFDLSREIVQSLKNENASNFPVRMEKIITHYSVANKDYRDVIFLTNHDQNRLMSEVGNNLDKAKLAANILFTLPGIPYIYYGEEIGMKGEKPDEFIREPMLFAPEKEDEMRPNWMKPKYSTDKTVEPAIVQIKEDQSLWNHYSRLISLRKDNRALYFGQFENSSLSSKSIIAYYRIYNQMRVLIINNVSATAVTLTKEEKDNSLVNSIYQTSKQTIVKGNKITLAPYSTIILTN; this is encoded by the coding sequence ATGAAAATTCGTCTTGTTTTATTATTCACCATTATAAACCTTAATCTGCTAATGGCTCAGCAGCCCATAACTTTAAATGTGTCTCAGCCTGATCAAAACTGGCCTAATAGTGTTACTTACCATATTTTTGTCCGTTCGTTTTCTGATGGCAACGGTGACGGAATTGGCGACCTAAAAGGTATTACAGCCAGATGGGAGTATCTTAGAAAATTAGGTGCAGAAGCAATTTTAATCAGCCCTATATTTGCTTCACCATCGTACCATAAATATGATGTAACAGATTACTATAAATTATCACCGGAATATGGGAATATTGAATCGTTTCAATATTTTATTAAAGATGCCCATGCCGAAGGATTTAAGGTGATTTTAGATATACCGCTAAATCATTGCAGCAGCAAACACCCCTGGTTTTTAGAAGCAGCAAAAAACCCGGCAAGTGCAATGCGAAACTATTTTGTGTGGAGTAACAATCCACCTGCAACCGAAAAAGATAAATGGTATTTGCCAAAAGATGAAAAAGGTAATATCATTGGAAAAACATACTACTATGGTTTTTTCAGCCCTGAAATGCCTGACTGGAACTACGACAATGCACAGGTAGTTGAAGAGTCTCAAAAAATATTAAAATTTTGGATTGATTTGGGAGTAGATGGATTCAGGTTGGATGCCGCACAGCATATTTTTAAAGATCACAATAAAAATATTGGCTTTTGGAATATGATTTCGGCTTATATAAAAAGTATTAACAAGCACGCCTTTTTAGTAGGCGAAGTGGACAACTCCTCTGATGTGGTAGCACCATATCTTAAGCCACTCGATGCATGTTTTGATTTTGATTTGTCACGTGAGATTGTACAGTCATTGAAGAATGAGAATGCAAGCAATTTTCCTGTGAGAATGGAAAAAATAATCACACACTATAGTGTTGCAAACAAAGATTATAGAGATGTTATTTTTCTTACCAATCACGATCAGAACAGATTGATGAGTGAAGTTGGAAATAATTTAGACAAGGCAAAACTAGCTGCCAATATTTTATTTACACTCCCGGGAATTCCATACATTTATTATGGAGAAGAAATAGGGATGAAAGGAGAAAAGCCAGATGAGTTTATTCGGGAGCCCATGTTATTTGCTCCTGAAAAAGAAGATGAAATGCGGCCAAATTGGATGAAACCAAAATACAGCACAGATAAAACAGTTGAACCGGCAATTGTACAGATAAAAGAAGATCAGTCGCTATGGAATCATTATTCAAGACTCATTTCTTTGCGCAAAGACAACAGAGCATTGTATTTTGGTCAATTTGAAAACTCATCTTTGAGCAGTAAAAGTATAATAGCATATTACCGCATTTATAATCAAATGCGTGTTTTAATTATTAACAATGTAAGTGCCACAGCCGTTACGCTCACTAAAGAAGAGAAAGACAACTCGCTTGTAAATTCAATTTATCAGACTTCAAAACAAACAATTGTTAAAGGTAACAAAATAACACTGGCACCATACAGTACAATCATACTCACCAATTGA
- the gltX gene encoding glutamate--tRNA ligase, translated as MQRRIRTRFAPSPTGPLHMGGVRTALYAWLFAKKHGGDFLLRIEDTDQNRFVSGAEQYIIDALNWCGITIDEGVSVGGKHEPYRQSERKEIYRSYALQLVESGKAYYAFDTAEQLEQQRQTAEQKKETFSYGSATRMKLNNSLALTIKEVNERLSNNVPYVIRLKVPENETITFTDLIRGEVSFDSNLVDDKVLLKSDGMPTYHLAHIVDDYLMEITHAIRGEEWLPSAPAHILIYRYLGLTAQMPHYAHLPLLLKPDGKGKLSKRDGDRLGFPVFPLEWKDPVTGEVSSGYRENGYYPEAFVNMLAMLGWNPGTEQEIFNINQLIAAFSIDHVHKAGARFDPEKAKWYNTQWLLQQPVEAIVKRIKPSVASRTGFSADDVRLSDNFLSACVALLKPRVQFEKEMLEKGIYLFIAPVEFDQAVIAKKWKPDFISFFKTLSDEFMALQDWSSQHTEQIFKATAEKNNIKPGEVLQLFRVFISGQAQGVDLFPMIDLLGKNEVIKRLESALKLV; from the coding sequence ATGCAGCGAAGAATAAGAACACGATTTGCCCCCAGCCCAACCGGCCCGTTACACATGGGTGGTGTACGCACAGCGCTTTATGCCTGGCTTTTTGCTAAGAAACATGGAGGCGATTTTTTATTACGAATAGAAGATACCGATCAGAATCGTTTTGTTTCCGGTGCCGAACAATATATCATTGATGCACTGAACTGGTGTGGCATTACTATTGACGAAGGTGTTTCTGTTGGTGGAAAACATGAACCCTACAGACAGAGTGAGCGGAAAGAAATTTACAGAAGCTACGCTTTACAACTTGTTGAATCGGGCAAAGCCTATTATGCTTTTGATACTGCAGAACAGTTAGAACAACAACGTCAAACTGCCGAACAAAAAAAAGAAACATTTTCTTATGGCAGTGCAACAAGAATGAAACTTAATAATTCATTGGCTCTAACAATCAAAGAAGTTAATGAACGACTATCAAACAATGTTCCTTATGTTATAAGACTAAAAGTTCCGGAAAATGAAACTATAACTTTTACCGACCTCATTCGTGGTGAAGTTAGTTTTGATTCTAATTTAGTAGATGATAAAGTGCTGCTTAAAAGTGATGGTATGCCTACTTATCATTTAGCACATATTGTAGATGACTACCTGATGGAAATAACCCATGCCATAAGAGGTGAAGAGTGGTTGCCTTCTGCACCTGCTCATATTTTAATTTATCGTTATCTTGGTCTAACTGCGCAAATGCCCCACTATGCGCACCTGCCTTTGTTGCTGAAACCTGATGGTAAAGGAAAACTAAGTAAGCGCGATGGAGACAGGTTAGGATTTCCAGTCTTTCCTCTTGAATGGAAAGATCCTGTAACAGGTGAAGTTTCGAGTGGTTACCGCGAAAATGGCTACTACCCCGAAGCATTTGTTAACATGCTTGCCATGTTGGGATGGAATCCCGGAACCGAGCAGGAAATTTTTAATATTAACCAACTCATTGCTGCATTTTCTATAGATCATGTTCACAAAGCAGGTGCTCGTTTCGATCCTGAAAAAGCAAAATGGTACAACACACAATGGTTATTGCAACAACCTGTCGAAGCCATTGTAAAACGTATTAAACCCTCAGTTGCATCACGCACCGGATTCAGTGCTGATGATGTGCGTCTGTCAGATAATTTTCTTTCAGCATGTGTGGCATTACTAAAACCTCGTGTTCAGTTTGAGAAAGAAATGCTCGAAAAAGGGATTTATCTTTTTATAGCACCGGTAGAATTTGATCAGGCCGTTATTGCTAAAAAATGGAAACCGGATTTTATTTCCTTTTTCAAAACACTTTCTGATGAATTTATGGCTTTACAGGACTGGAGCAGTCAGCATACCGAGCAGATTTTTAAAGCTACTGCAGAAAAAAACAATATCAAACCCGGTGAAGTGCTTCAACTCTTTCGTGTTTTTATTAGCGGACAAGCACAAGGCGTAGATCTTTTTCCAATGATTGACCTGTTAGGTAAAAACGAGGTGATTAAAAGATTAGAATCTGCATTGAAGTTGGTTTAG
- a CDS encoding M1 family metallopeptidase, translating to MTSIKKLWVWVMTLAVLSSCKTTQKSASEVHNLPKIEVKPAFEGYRASNTIVNDLQHTKLNVRFDWQKKYLYGIAEVTAKPYFANVNTLILNARGMDINDVSLITDTGRKKLNYSYQNDSLTINLDRFYNRAETYTVYVDYISKPDELKSIGGSAAIMSDKGLYFINADGKDPNKPRQVWTQGETQSNSVWFPTIDSPNQNMTQEISITVDSSLVTLSNGLMTSSVKNADGTRTDTWKQSLPAAPYLTMMAVSNFKVVKDRWRNIDVNYYVDPEYEKYARDIFGNTPEILDFYSRKLGVDYPWEKLSNVVVHDYVSGAMENTSAILYGEYLHRTKRELLDGTNEGTIAHEIFHHWFGDYVTCESWSNIPLNESFATYGEYLWDEYKYGREEADKGGMDDLNQYLSEAKYKQVNLIRFHYNSREDMFDRHSYSKGGSVLHMLRKYVGDDAFFASLKKYLNDNKFSPVEAHNLRLAFESVTGQDLNWFFNQWFFAKGHPILDISYQWNDTLKKQTVIIEQKQDLQETPLYKLPLIIDIYENGKVRHESVTLTQQKEYLFFDCDSKPQLINVDAEKQLLCAKKDNHTNNEWMYQYQHAPLFLDRYEAIDALVKGYEGNSAEAKIIIRALDDKSPSIRTLALRNIGAAAKADSAVKSKLQQMVTNDAKAHVRESALSTLYKYFDDSSLDNIAINDSSYNVMTTALEHYITKNPKQLSTLKKYEYDINNNLLYTLSGLYAQYGSDENYDYMLKALNKASGFGKMGIIQNLGIFLEHSSPVVTEKGVDALTDAAKNSNSKFVNMQTSNTLSKLRKFVTNKIKELETKPEYFDQLSRYKKIEEKLTSSITSLKK from the coding sequence AAACTACTCAAAAGTCTGCCTCCGAAGTACACAACCTGCCTAAGATAGAAGTTAAACCTGCTTTTGAGGGTTATCGTGCCAGCAACACCATAGTTAACGATCTTCAGCATACCAAACTTAATGTGCGCTTCGACTGGCAAAAGAAATACCTATATGGCATTGCCGAAGTAACTGCCAAACCTTATTTTGCCAACGTAAACACATTGATACTAAATGCCCGTGGTATGGACATTAATGATGTTAGTTTGATAACAGACACCGGGAGAAAAAAATTAAACTATTCCTATCAAAACGATTCTTTAACCATCAACCTCGACCGCTTTTACAACAGAGCAGAAACCTACACCGTATATGTTGACTACATATCAAAGCCAGATGAGTTGAAAAGCATTGGAGGCAGCGCTGCCATTATGAGTGATAAAGGGCTTTATTTTATCAATGCCGATGGCAAAGACCCCAACAAACCACGGCAGGTATGGACACAAGGCGAAACACAAAGCAACTCCGTTTGGTTTCCTACAATTGATTCTCCTAACCAAAATATGACGCAGGAAATCAGCATTACGGTTGACAGTTCATTGGTAACACTAAGCAATGGATTGATGACCTCCTCCGTTAAAAATGCAGACGGTACACGAACTGATACCTGGAAGCAATCATTGCCTGCTGCACCCTATCTGACCATGATGGCTGTGAGTAATTTTAAGGTGGTTAAAGATCGCTGGCGCAATATTGATGTTAACTATTATGTAGATCCAGAATATGAAAAATATGCAAGGGACATTTTTGGAAACACCCCTGAAATACTCGATTTCTACTCTCGCAAATTAGGCGTTGACTATCCCTGGGAAAAACTATCGAATGTTGTTGTTCACGATTACGTTAGCGGTGCCATGGAAAACACTTCTGCCATTCTTTATGGTGAGTATTTACACCGCACCAAACGCGAACTGCTTGATGGCACTAATGAAGGTACAATAGCACATGAAATTTTTCATCACTGGTTTGGCGATTATGTTACCTGCGAATCATGGAGCAATATTCCATTAAACGAATCTTTTGCCACATATGGTGAATACTTGTGGGATGAGTATAAATATGGCCGAGAAGAAGCTGATAAAGGCGGCATGGATGATTTAAACCAGTATCTCTCCGAAGCAAAATACAAACAGGTAAATCTTATTCGCTTTCATTACAATTCGCGTGAAGATATGTTTGACAGGCACAGCTATTCCAAGGGGGGTAGTGTGCTGCACATGCTTCGTAAATATGTTGGAGATGATGCATTTTTTGCTTCTTTAAAAAAATATTTAAACGACAATAAGTTCAGTCCTGTTGAAGCTCATAATCTACGCTTGGCATTTGAATCTGTTACAGGCCAAGACCTCAACTGGTTTTTCAATCAGTGGTTTTTTGCTAAGGGTCACCCTATTCTTGACATCAGCTATCAATGGAACGATACACTGAAAAAACAAACCGTCATCATCGAACAGAAACAAGACCTACAGGAAACACCGCTATATAAACTGCCTTTGATTATTGATATTTATGAAAATGGAAAAGTAAGACATGAATCTGTGACACTTACTCAACAAAAAGAATATTTATTTTTTGATTGTGACAGCAAGCCACAATTGATTAATGTTGATGCAGAAAAACAATTGCTATGTGCAAAAAAAGACAATCACACCAATAATGAATGGATGTATCAGTACCAACATGCACCATTGTTTCTTGATCGTTACGAAGCAATTGATGCATTGGTAAAAGGATATGAAGGCAATAGCGCAGAAGCAAAAATTATTATCCGTGCATTAGACGATAAAAGCCCTTCCATCAGAACACTTGCTTTGAGAAATATAGGTGCAGCAGCTAAAGCCGATAGTGCAGTAAAAAGCAAGTTACAACAAATGGTAACTAATGATGCCAAAGCACATGTCAGAGAATCTGCACTGTCAACTTTATATAAATATTTTGATGATTCTTCGTTAGATAATATTGCCATAAACGATTCTTCATACAATGTAATGACTACTGCATTAGAACATTACATCACTAAAAATCCTAAGCAGTTGTCCACACTAAAAAAATATGAGTACGATATTAATAATAACCTTCTTTATACACTTTCAGGACTTTATGCTCAGTATGGCAGCGATGAAAATTACGATTACATGTTAAAAGCCTTAAATAAAGCTTCGGGATTTGGCAAGATGGGAATAATTCAAAACCTTGGAATCTTCCTCGAACACAGTTCACCAGTTGTAACTGAAAAAGGGGTTGACGCTTTGACTGACGCTGCAAAAAACAGCAACTCAAAGTTTGTGAATATGCAAACTTCCAACACACTGAGTAAACTCAGAAAATTTGTTACCAACAAGATAAAAGAGTTAGAAACAAAGCCCGAATATTTTGATCAGTTAAGTCGTTACAAAAAAATTGAAGAAAAACTCACTTCAAGTATAACTTCACTAAAGAAATAA